In a genomic window of Nostoc sp. UHCC 0870:
- a CDS encoding substrate-binding domain-containing protein yields the protein MKAKKSEFKHKNQVFTSITIIIAALGLTYAPIPGLQQTVVIVSGTELQEPLQKLEAKFEQENPNIKLELKFQGSQDMVNNYVDQKNDFKIAVLIPANGEILTELSDRLQATNNIDPFYNSPTPIAKTLLVAIAWPQRGKVLFPDGRFQWTKIEQAMQASNWGKIGGANDWGSFDFVTTDPTRSNSGQVTLNLWTQAKLGANINQNSFNNPSVQSLFGLVKKSVYQPPRSTDILLQEFISRGLNDADVATVYESIALYRWQQSTANQGQPYQIYYLNPTSESTATAAIVRRDIDGGTANAARKFLDFLTQPPQQAVLVQHGFRPVNNAVDLKAVPNSPWNQNIPGAEVKPTVQTIPPPNTQTIREIQRLWERAN from the coding sequence ATGAAAGCAAAAAAGTCTGAATTCAAACACAAAAATCAGGTTTTTACCTCAATTACTATTATTATTGCAGCATTGGGTTTAACTTACGCTCCAATTCCTGGATTACAGCAAACTGTGGTAATTGTGAGTGGGACAGAACTACAAGAACCACTGCAAAAACTAGAAGCAAAATTTGAGCAAGAAAACCCCAATATCAAGTTAGAACTCAAGTTTCAGGGTTCGCAAGATATGGTGAACAATTATGTTGACCAGAAGAATGACTTTAAAATTGCGGTGTTAATTCCGGCTAATGGAGAAATTTTAACAGAATTAAGCGATCGCCTGCAAGCTACCAACAACATCGACCCATTTTATAATTCTCCCACACCCATAGCGAAAACTTTACTCGTAGCCATTGCCTGGCCGCAACGGGGTAAAGTTTTATTCCCAGATGGACGCTTCCAATGGACAAAAATCGAACAAGCCATGCAAGCTAGTAACTGGGGAAAAATTGGTGGTGCTAATGACTGGGGTAGCTTTGATTTTGTGACCACAGACCCCACTCGTTCTAACAGTGGTCAGGTGACTCTTAACCTGTGGACACAAGCAAAGTTAGGTGCAAACATCAACCAAAATAGTTTTAATAACCCATCTGTGCAGTCTTTGTTTGGGTTGGTGAAAAAATCAGTCTATCAACCACCACGGTCTACAGATATTCTCTTGCAAGAGTTTATTAGCAGAGGTCTTAATGATGCTGATGTCGCTACTGTATATGAAAGTATAGCGTTGTATCGTTGGCAACAGTCAACCGCTAATCAAGGTCAACCTTACCAAATTTACTATTTAAATCCCACCAGTGAGTCTACAGCTACAGCCGCAATTGTCCGCCGAGATATTGATGGCGGAACAGCAAATGCAGCTAGGAAGTTTTTGGATTTTCTGACACAACCACCACAGCAAGCAGTTTTAGTTCAGCATGGTTTCCGTCCAGTGAATAATGCGGTTGATTTAAAAGCTGTACCTAACAGTCCTTGGAATCAAAATATTCCCGGTGCGGAAGTTAAACCCACGGTGCAAACCATACCACCACCCAACACTCAGACAATTAGAGAAATTCAGCGTCTTTGGGAAAGAGCAAATTAA